In Phyllostomus discolor isolate MPI-MPIP mPhyDis1 chromosome 2, mPhyDis1.pri.v3, whole genome shotgun sequence, the following are encoded in one genomic region:
- the HGD gene encoding homogentisate 1,2-dioxygenase isoform X1, producing MCGLCTKAQHTQRALHVLVSKSVSAKFQLQGSHVEIPWRWSDVWIWISGECYISGFGNECASEDPRCPGALPEGQNNPQVCPYNLYAEQLSGSAFTCPRSTNKRSWLYRILPSVSHKPFESIDQGHVTHNWDEVDPDPNQLRWKPFEIPKASQKKVDFVSGLHTLCGAGDIRSNNGLAIHMSLCNTSMKDRCFYNSDGDFLIVPQKGKLLIYTEFGKMLVQPNEICVIQRGMRFSIDVFEETRGYILEVYGVHFELPDLGPIGANGLANPRDFLIPVAWYEDRQVPGGYTVINKYQGKLFASKQDVSPFNVVAWHGNYTPYKYNLENFMVINAVAFDHADPSIFTVLTAKSLRPGVAIADFVIFPPRWGVADKTFRPPYYHRNCMSEFMGLIKGHYEAKQGGFLPGGGSLHSAMTPHGPDADCFEKASKAKLVPERIADGTMAFMFESSLSMAVTKWGLKTSHCLDENYYKCWEPLKSHFTPNSRNPAGPN from the exons ATGTGTGGGTTATGTACAAAGGCACAGCACACACAGAGAGCCCTTCATGTTCTGGTGTCCAAGAGTGTTTCAGCCAAATTTCAGTTGCAGGGGAGCCACGTTGAGATCCCCTGGAGGTGGTCAGATGTGTGGATCTGGATCTCGGGGGAGTGT TACATTTCTGGATTTGGGAACGAATGTGCCTCAGAGGACCCTCGCTGCCCTGGTGCCCTGCCAGAAGGACAG AACAATCCTCAAGTTTGCCCCTACAATCTGTATGCCGAGCAGCTCTCAGGATCAGCTTTTACTTGTCCTCGGAGCACCAATAAGAGAAG TTGGCTGTATAGGATTCTACCTTCCGTTTCTCACAAGCCCTTTGAATCCATTGACCAAGGCCATGTCACTCACAACTGGGATGAAGTTGATCCTGATCCTAACCAG cttAGATGGAAACCATTTGAGATTCCAAAAGCATCTCAGAAGAAGGTGGACTTTGTGAGT gGCCTGCACACCTTGTGTGGAGCTGGGGACATCAGGTCTAACAATGGGCTCGCCATCCACATGTCCCTCTGCAACACCTCCATGAAGGACAG ATGCTTTTACAATTCAGATGGGGACTTCTTGATTG TTCCCCAGAAAGGGAAACTTCTCATTTACACTGAGTTTGGCAAGATGCTTGTGCAGCCCAACGAGATCTGCGTCATTCAG AGAGGAATGCGGTTCAGCATAGATGTCTTCGAGGAGACCAGGGGCTACATCCTGGAGGTCTATGGCGTCCACTTTGAGTTGCCTGACCTGGGACCGATTG GAGCCAATGGCTTGGCCAATCCTCGTGATTTCTTGATACCTGTTGCCTGGTATGAAGACCGCCAAGTGCCAGGTGGTTACACTGTGATTAATAAATACCAAGGAAAACTGTTTGCTTCCAAACAG GATGTCTCCCCGTTCAATGTCGTGGCCTGGCACGGGAACTATACCCCCTACAAGTACAACCTGGAGAACTTCATGGTCATCAATGCAGTGGCCTTTGACCACGCG GACCCATCCATTTTCACAGTATTAACTGCCAAGTCTCTCCGCCCTGGAGTGGCCATCGCTGACTTTGTCATCTTTCCACCCCGATGGGGGGTTGCTGATAAGACCTTCAGGCCTCCTTATTACCACA GGAACTGCATGAGTGAATTCATGGGGCTCATCAAAGGTCACTATGAGGCAAAGCAAGGTGGGTTCCTGCCAGGAGGAGGCAGCCTACACAGCGCCATGACTCCCCACGGGCCAGATGCCGACTGCTTCGAGAAGGCCAGCAAAGCCAAGCTGGTGCCTGAGAGGATTGCTGATGGCACCATG
- the HGD gene encoding homogentisate 1,2-dioxygenase isoform X3, whose product MCGLCTKAQHTQRALHVLVSKSVSAKFQLQGSHVEIPWRWSDVWIWISGECYISGFGNECASEDPRCPGALPEGQNNPQVCPYNLYAEQLSGSAFTCPRSTNKRSWLYRILPSVSHKPFESIDQGHVTHNWDEVDPDPNQLRWKPFEIPKASQKKVDFVSGLHTLCGAGDIRSNNGLAIHMSLCNTSMKDRCFYNSDGDFLIVPQKGKLLIYTEFGKMLVQPNEICVIQRGMRFSIDVFEETRGYILEVYGVHFELPDLGPIGANGLANPRDFLIPVAWYEDRQVPGGYTVINKYQGKLFASKQDVSPFNVVAWHGNYTPYKYNLENFMVINAVAFDHADPSIFTVLTAKSLRPGVAIADFVIFPPRWGVADKTFRPPYYHSLPWI is encoded by the exons ATGTGTGGGTTATGTACAAAGGCACAGCACACACAGAGAGCCCTTCATGTTCTGGTGTCCAAGAGTGTTTCAGCCAAATTTCAGTTGCAGGGGAGCCACGTTGAGATCCCCTGGAGGTGGTCAGATGTGTGGATCTGGATCTCGGGGGAGTGT TACATTTCTGGATTTGGGAACGAATGTGCCTCAGAGGACCCTCGCTGCCCTGGTGCCCTGCCAGAAGGACAG AACAATCCTCAAGTTTGCCCCTACAATCTGTATGCCGAGCAGCTCTCAGGATCAGCTTTTACTTGTCCTCGGAGCACCAATAAGAGAAG TTGGCTGTATAGGATTCTACCTTCCGTTTCTCACAAGCCCTTTGAATCCATTGACCAAGGCCATGTCACTCACAACTGGGATGAAGTTGATCCTGATCCTAACCAG cttAGATGGAAACCATTTGAGATTCCAAAAGCATCTCAGAAGAAGGTGGACTTTGTGAGT gGCCTGCACACCTTGTGTGGAGCTGGGGACATCAGGTCTAACAATGGGCTCGCCATCCACATGTCCCTCTGCAACACCTCCATGAAGGACAG ATGCTTTTACAATTCAGATGGGGACTTCTTGATTG TTCCCCAGAAAGGGAAACTTCTCATTTACACTGAGTTTGGCAAGATGCTTGTGCAGCCCAACGAGATCTGCGTCATTCAG AGAGGAATGCGGTTCAGCATAGATGTCTTCGAGGAGACCAGGGGCTACATCCTGGAGGTCTATGGCGTCCACTTTGAGTTGCCTGACCTGGGACCGATTG GAGCCAATGGCTTGGCCAATCCTCGTGATTTCTTGATACCTGTTGCCTGGTATGAAGACCGCCAAGTGCCAGGTGGTTACACTGTGATTAATAAATACCAAGGAAAACTGTTTGCTTCCAAACAG GATGTCTCCCCGTTCAATGTCGTGGCCTGGCACGGGAACTATACCCCCTACAAGTACAACCTGGAGAACTTCATGGTCATCAATGCAGTGGCCTTTGACCACGCG GACCCATCCATTTTCACAGTATTAACTGCCAAGTCTCTCCGCCCTGGAGTGGCCATCGCTGACTTTGTCATCTTTCCACCCCGATGGGGGGTTGCTGATAAGACCTTCAGGCCTCCTTATTACCACA GTCTGCCttggatataa